DNA sequence from the Vicia villosa cultivar HV-30 ecotype Madison, WI linkage group LG3, Vvil1.0, whole genome shotgun sequence genome:
ATGATGACTTCAAAAGTTTGtatatttcttaatatttttCCTAAATTCCCCATGATCTTGGTCATGACACTGTCCTCACCTATCTCATTAAAGTGTAGCAGTTGAATTCTTCCCAAAAGTTATATAAAACAATTGAAGGTTAAAATGTGAACATTTAGGTACTTCCAAGTAAATATTCCATTCATATTAATATAAAACTACATTAACTCAAAAGTCAATTTGTTTAGAGGCATGATATAAGACTCATTCAAACAACCACTCTTTAATCAAGCATTCTCCATGCTTTCTCTTGTTACAATATTCCATACAATAGGAACCAAATCTCTTATGTTGcttcaaaattttatatataaagacTATTATAGTACatacaaataattattaatacaCAAACATGGCAAAAGTGACTGAAGTTAGAACTGATTCAACTGATTACAGAACTGAGCTTCTTTCTCCAAATATAGCTTCTGAGAATGTCTCTATGGCTAGACAACCTTCATGGAGGATCAGCATGGATGATCATCGAATGCCGGAGAGACAAATGGAGTCTCATTTTGGCTTTGGATTATTCCTAAGAACAATGAGTACTTGAACTTGAACTTCAATTCAACAAACTCTTTTTGTtcatatttcatatttatttttcaaggtttctaaaatgaATTTTGCATGTCTATTTATCAGATAGACAAAGAAAACTTGCTAAGTATTATGAGAGGCAACAAGTGCTTCTTAAAGGGTTCCAAGAAGTGGATTCATATCTTGATTTGGGCACAATACCTGGAAACTTAACCGAGGTTATGAAAATTCGAacgagtttttattttatttttttgcattttACAACGACTGTGTATATGAATTAAATTCTTAGTAAAACGATTTCTCTGATGCGTGAAACgaaaaactttttttattttatttttcaggatgAGATGAAGAAacttgaaaggaatgagaaggtgGCAATTTATTTATCTAACATAGGGAACATGGTGCTATTTGTAGCAAAAGTTTATGCATCTATTCAAAGTAGATCTCTGGCTGTGATTGCATCAACTTTGGACTCATTGTTGGATCTTTTGTCTGGATTTATACTTTGGTTTACTTCATATACTATGAGCAAACCAAACTATGATAAATACCCTATTGGCAAGAATAGAATGCAACCTGTGGTAAAGTCTTCACTCTCCTTTTCATAATATAGATGCATTTGGTATCCTTTCAAAAGAGTCATTCATTTTAGTAACTTTTGGTTTGTAAAATAAATTGATAGGGGATTGTTGTATTTGCGTCTGTCATGGCAACTCTCGGATTACAAATATTATTTGAATCAATGAGGGAAATCATCGTAAAGGTATAGAAATAAATAACATATTATATAAATAGATACAGATCATCTTCTACGATGCAGCTTCTTTAAggatttttttcttacttttttatAACGTTGCACCGTAGAAGATGATTTGACATTGATTCTATAGACTAACATGTTACTCAATATTAATCTACTTCAAAATCGGTTTTTGACAGGCTCAACCTGATAGAAATCCTACAAAAGAAAAGTGGATGATAGCAATTATGGTGACAGCGACGTTTGTAAAAGTCGGGCTCATGACATATTGTCGCAGGTTCAAAAATGAAATAGTTAGAGCCTATGCACAAGACCATTTCTTTGATGTCATTACAAACTCAATTGGTTTAGCCACAGCAGTGTTAGCCATCAAATTCTACTGGTGGCTTGATCCTCTTGGAGCTGTCTTGGTAAGTCCTTCAATTCATGTATACATAGTCATTTTAAGTTTTTAGAGGTTATGTGCAAATTAGTCATAGCTTAACTGTGACTAAAATAAATAGAGGTTCTATTTAGCCAGCATTTAACtgtgacaaatattttatgaggtcACAGTTTAACCGTGACAAATATCAATGTTGGTGCAGATAGCTTTATATACAATAAGCAATTGGGCGAAAACGGTGATGGAGAATGTATGGTCATTGATTGGAAAAACAGCTCCTCCAGAGTACCTTGCAAAGATAACATATCTATGTTGGAACCATGACAAGGAGATCAAGCACATCGATACATTGAGAGCCTACACATTTGGGTCTAATTACTTTGTGGAGGTAGACATAGTTGTGTCAGAAGAAATGTCACTTAGTCAAGCACATGACATTGGAGAGACACTTCAAGATAAGCTTGAAATGTTACCTGAAATTGAAAGAGCCTTTGTTCATGTTGATTTGAATACTACTCATAAACTTGAACACAAGCAACTCAAGGTGGCATAGGAAAGTTGTTCAATATTGTTTAAGACTTATATGTTTGATTAGTGATTGGTTTGATTAGCATATTGTTTTTGCTGTGCTGAAATTTTAGTCAATGTATATTGTGATGGTATTGTTGATTCGTCatcacaaaatttatttttagttgTGTCATAATGAAGTAATCAGATCAAGTGTAATaataatatgagttgttttgcaTACTAAATATAAATTTCATTGATTGATCTTTTGTCCAGCTTATTTTTTACTGTAAAAAAGTTAAGAGCAATTCTTTTATGATAATGTCAATAGGTGATAGGTGCAGTGACAAACTACCTCTATTGCATACATTTGATCTATCTATTCCTAAATCGTCATGGGACAATAAGAGGTAGTTTGTCGGTCAAGGTAACCAACTTAGAGTCTATTGTGCCAACCTTTGGGCGAGTGAAGCATTTTCTATTGCGTATATTGTTTCCATATGCTCAGTTGTGAATGTATTAGTTGTGTCAAGGTTGATCGCAAAACAACCAAGATTGATAGCACTTTAGTTTTTTATAACTCCACTATAAGTTGTTTGACCTAGATTTTTAAGAAAAACTCCATCAATATTACGTTTTATCCAATGAAAAGGAGGAGGACGTGAGATGATATCTTTCATAACAAGAGAAGCATAATGGTGAAAAGTTTTTAACAATTGAAAGTCTCTTTTGAAAAAATTGGTGACTAAGTTGGAAAAAAATTACAAACATGGAGACATTAGAGATAATGAAACGAATAAAAGTTTTTCAATAAAATGTTCTATTATAAAATATCTTATAATTTCTACACtactaaatgttttttttaaagtgTTTAGAGTAGAACCTTCCTTTGAGGAGAGCGAGAATTCTTCGTAAGTTATGTTCCGATATGAAACTCGGGTTCACAACCGGTGGCGATAGATCTTCAGGTAATATAGCTTGATGAAGGTGGTGATCACAATCTCGTAATATATTCAAGTATGACCGATGCTTATGTTTGATATTAGGGGCGATACTTGCAAACACTTCAACGCTAAGTAAGTACCTATTAGAGGTGAGACTCATGTTTAGGGTTAGAAAGATGTACTTGAATCTGAAGCTATTGTGTGGCTTTTATACTAAGATATGTCATGCTCTTCTTATATAATGGTATACAATGCTGGTACTAGGTCTTGAATGGGttgaaatatcttttaggttggaCACATTTTCTGCGCTGACCTTCCTTATGGACTGAACACACTTTTTGGGTCGATCTTCCTTATGGGTTGAGCATATTTTCTTAGTCAATATGCCTTCTAGACTAGGCGCATACCTACATTCTGGACTGGACACACTTTCTGGGTTGATCTGCCTTATGGATTGAGCACACTTTTTAGGTCGATATGTCTTTTGGACTGACTCACATTTTTTGGGTTAGCATGCCTTCTAGATATGGCGTAGACTTGCCTTCTAGGTCAGCACTTTTTAAGTCGACCTGCATTATGTGATGAGAATATTTTATGGGTCGATATGCCTTTTGGATTGACACACTTTCTAGACCGGTCTGTCTTATAGACCAAACATATACTTGACTGTGCATAATTTTTAGGTAGGCCTGCTTTCTACACTAGACACACTTTCTGGTCGACCTGTTTACTAGATCGGGCATTGACCTGACTTTTAGTTTAGACACGCTTTATTTGTCGAGATAGGGAATGCTAGATTTTATAACCTTGCCACTGTTGGGCTTgaattttaaaaggtttttttatgtAGGAATAATTTTTTATCTAGAGACTTTTAGATAgtatattaaaagaataaaaaaatatttatgattatatttattttattttttgacaaAATGTTTATTGGTTGAAATTCATCTTTTAAAGATGAACAAGTTCAATATTACGGGTTTGAACTCGCACTCTGCATCTGATATATGATGGTTCTGTACAACtactaatttaataattttaaccgACAAATAATTGTActtttaaatatcaaaatttggTATCACATTttgtctctatttatttatttattaactttTACGAGGGAATCTTTAATAACTAAACCTTTTTAAATAGTAGCTGCATAATATTAATTtgtatgtttaattaattttatttagaaaaGCGCAAGTTAGTTACGATAGTATATGAATATGACGATGATGAGACTCATCCCAAACACTTAAAACCGTCGGATCTAAAATCAACGGCAAcaatcaatccacatgacgtgtCTTTGAAAAATAGACACGAAAgcgtgaagatgaagaagaagaaacgcAGGTGTATATAGAACTCACTTCTACCTTCGATtttcataaacaaataaataaataattaatcaaaataaaatggaCCGAACACTCTTACTCGCTCTCATACTCTTCACGGCAGCCGCCACCGCCGAAACAGACCATAATCTCACCTCCCGCCAGCCATCATGGTCCACCGCCGTGGAGGAAGCCGATCTACTTCCGCCGGACGCCTCTGTTCCCGACTCCGACGGCGGCTTCTCTTCAATGGACAGCATGTTGCACTGGGCAATAAGTATGCATAATTTCAATATTCATTCATTGCCATACAAattatttcattatttaatttatttttgtgtgtttttttagGTCATTCTGATCCTGAAAAGTTAAAGGAATCAGCACAGGTTCATGAAGGATTATCACCTAGCGAACTTCAAAAGCGTCAATTGGAAATCAAAGTAATTCGATTTTTCTTTGTGATTATGTTGTGTGAATTTGTGTTTGTTATATACTTATGGTGTTGTACATTGTTTGTGGCGGTTAAACAGGAGTTAATGGAGGAAACAAAAATGTTATCTGATgctgaattgatgaaaatttctATCAGTGATTTGAATAATGTGTCTATATCTTTGGAAGATCGATACCGAGCCTTGTTCGAGCTTCTCGAGCTTGTTGAACCATTGGATAATGCAAATGGTAGATATCTTTCTATctatgtttatttgttttgaacatAGGTCTTTTTTGAATTTGGTGGTGGTTATtagttttataatttttctgtgattttgttttcatttgcTAGAAATTTTATATTCCTGTAGAATAGTGTATCCCTGATAAGAGATTCTAATGTGTGTCAGATTTAAACAAACTTGGTGGGTTTTATGCTCTCAAGCGAGAACTTGATAACTCGGATCCGGGTATTAGGGCTCTTGCTGCATGGGTTATTGGAAAAGCTAGTCAAAATAATCCAACTGTTCAGCAGCAGGTATGTTGTTGCATTGATGATTAGTGGAATTGTAGCAAGTTGTTGTTAACTGAATTATAACAAACTCTAACTTGAAGTGCATATCAATCCTTGGAAAATACTTATACCAGAATGATATAAAGTCTGTAGCACTGACACCTATGCACTCTCTTGATATAAATCTTAGTATGCAGCTGTTTTGTAACAATATAGTAATGCTGCCAAATGTTGACTATTCTAGGTCTTGGAACATGGTGTACTCTCGAAGTTGATAGTTATGATAAAATCTGATTCCGTTGAAGAAGGCATTAAAGCATTATATGCTGTTTCAGCTTTGACTCGGAATAATTTAGCTAGTCAGGAATTGTTCTATGCTGAAGCTGGTGGTTTGATGCTTCAGGTGATCTATCTAAGTTTCATTATTATAAACATTGTTGCCatgttttttaaactatttttcttATGGTAAATTGTAATTGACATTAGATACTTTTTAGGATATTTTGAGGAATGCAAGTATTGATATCAAACTACGGAAGAAGGCAGTGCTTCTATTGACCGATTTAGCAGAGTATCAATTAGAAAATATTGACAAGGATGAACCATCATTTTTCAATGGTCAGGATCTGTTGAAGTCTGTGGTTGATTTAACTGCTTCAACTGACCTTGATCTCCAGGAAAAGGTGATTGGTGACATTacatctaatatttttttaaagcatTGTAGAAGACTTGTTTTACTGTCTTACTTATGACTTTGTGTGCTATGCAAATGTCTTATTTTTGCACTTCAATCTATGCTCTCAAAAATTCAATTTGCTGGTAAATGTACTTGTGGAAACTAGAGAAAACTGTTTTGATTTTCATTATTAGAGAAAACTGTTTTGATTTTCATTATTAGAGAAAGGCGTATAGTCAGTAGAATGGAAGTGAGGGATTGGTTTGAGCTATCCATTTAAAG
Encoded proteins:
- the LOC131655964 gene encoding metal tolerance protein 10-like; this translates as MAKVTEVRTDSTDYRTELLSPNIASENVSMARQPSWRISMDDHRMPERQMESHFGFGLFLRTMNRQRKLAKYYERQQVLLKGFQEVDSYLDLGTIPGNLTEDEMKKLERNEKVAIYLSNIGNMVLFVAKVYASIQSRSLAVIASTLDSLLDLLSGFILWFTSYTMSKPNYDKYPIGKNRMQPVGIVVFASVMATLGLQILFESMREIIVKAQPDRNPTKEKWMIAIMVTATFVKVGLMTYCRRFKNEIVRAYAQDHFFDVITNSIGLATAVLAIKFYWWLDPLGAVLIALYTISNWAKTVMENVWSLIGKTAPPEYLAKITYLCWNHDKEIKHIDTLRAYTFGSNYFVEVDIVVSEEMSLSQAHDIGETLQDKLEMLPEIERAFVHVDLNTTHKLEHKQLKVA
- the LOC131661689 gene encoding uncharacterized protein LOC131661689 codes for the protein MDRTLLLALILFTAAATAETDHNLTSRQPSWSTAVEEADLLPPDASVPDSDGGFSSMDSMLHWAISHSDPEKLKESAQVHEGLSPSELQKRQLEIKELMEETKMLSDAELMKISISDLNNVSISLEDRYRALFELLELVEPLDNANDLNKLGGFYALKRELDNSDPGIRALAAWVIGKASQNNPTVQQQVLEHGVLSKLIVMIKSDSVEEGIKALYAVSALTRNNLASQELFYAEAGGLMLQDILRNASIDIKLRKKAVLLLTDLAEYQLENIDKDEPSFFNGQDLLKSVVDLTASTDLDLQEKALVAIKSLLQLKTTEARVFRDFCALGDALNRMKQLLRDLMTDEDQRDYVMDVENVRTEVENIFHGKLIS